The genomic segment TTTTGATAATAACAGCTCTCTATTTCATAATTCAGCACCGCATCCATATTCAACTTGCGTTCACCTACTTTTTCTTGGAATAAAAAACCATTAGTATACACACGATGTTTTAAAGGTATGGTTGTAACCATCACTTTTTCATCTTCAAAAATAGTCTCACTTTCCTCCGATTCCAATTCATGAAAATACAAACCGTAATTCGTCCACGAATTAGACAATCGCAATTGCAACAGAATAATTTCTTTGATTCCTTTTGGACCATAAATATGTAAATCCGTTGTTCTTCCTAACAAACTAAAAGTAGAAATCAGTCCTATCAAACCAAAAAAATGGTCGCCATGCAAATGGGAAATAAAAACTTGATTGATTTTAGAAAACTTAATCTTGTTCTTTCTAAGCTGCACCTGAGTACCTTCTCCGCAATCAATTAAAAACATTCTGTTCTTAATCTCTAATAACTGAGAAGTTGGATTCGTAATCGTTCGAGGTGTAGCGGCATAGCAGCCTAAAATGGTTAGTTTCATGTATTTAATTTCTTATCCGAAATTAATCTTCTTTTGAATTGGATTTAGCACCTAATCTATTGATTTTAATTGCAAAAAAGCCAACACACACAGCATAGATAATTAGGCTTATAAAATCAAAATTTCCCGTTTTAATACCGTGAATTATATCTCTTGCAAAAAGAAATGTGAGCAAAAATAGCGCTATTGTGTAGAGATATATTATGGTTTTGATGTTT from the Flavobacterium ammonificans genome contains:
- a CDS encoding ribonuclease Z, with translation MKLTILGCYAATPRTITNPTSQLLEIKNRMFLIDCGEGTQVQLRKNKIKFSKINQVFISHLHGDHFFGLIGLISTFSLLGRTTDLHIYGPKGIKEIILLQLRLSNSWTNYGLYFHELESEESETIFEDEKVMVTTIPLKHRVYTNGFLFQEKVGERKLNMDAVLNYEIESCYYQKIKNGKDIALEDGRTIPNSELTFDPIEPKSYAFCSDTVYHEAILPIIENVDVLYHESTFLESEEGLAQKTLHSTAKEAARIALKANVKQLILGHYSTRYESISLFKEEAATIFSEVALAEDGKTFEL